The Triticum aestivum cultivar Chinese Spring chromosome 3A, IWGSC CS RefSeq v2.1, whole genome shotgun sequence genome includes a region encoding these proteins:
- the LOC123058959 gene encoding uncharacterized protein: MEFRSGCRLGFLDSDHISTLTDDLLLLILVRLPCIKVVARTSILSQRWCGLCAHLRQIIFREVVFDPIEPALRQISCPPAVSLLEIHAPEQDMASTAQVNSLLSVAAELEPKEFVASLTSSFGLLSRTIIIDLPCFHRTTCIMLDHVYIRSVPVGIEFPMLETLPLLHCNGNLDALLSCCPRLRTLLLSGILFETSDLRVNSPSRQELVVNSFSTERVNIVAPMLKKLEILFTVMLEVNISVLAPIMENVWWYCCYTEESIVFGLWYLELLGFQAADRQGQLPLLHIRASVDSSLFPYEPNFA, from the exons ATGGAGTTCAGATCTGGGTGTCGCCTGGGTTTCCTAGATTCAGATCACATCAGCACCCTTACCGATGATCTACTCCTTCTCATCCTTGTCAGGCTCCCCTGCATCAAAGTTGTGGCGCGCACAAGCATCCTCTCACAGCGATGGTGTGGCCTCTGTGCCCATCTCCGCCAAATAATCTTTCGCGAGGTCGTGTTCGACCCGATCGAACCAGCACTCCGCCAGATCTCTTGTCCTCCTGCAGTTTCCCTGTTGGAAATCCACGCCCCTGAGCAAGACATGGCCAGCACCGCACAAGTCAACTCGTTGTTGTCTGTCGCTGCGGAACTTGAGCCGAAGGAGTTCGTCGCCTCCTTAACCTCAAGCTTTGGCCTATTATCCAGGACCATCATCATTGATTTGCCTTGCTTCCACCGCACCACCTGCATCATGCTGGACCATGTATACATTCGCTCTGTGCCAGTCGGCATCGAGTTCCCTATGCTCGAGACGTTGCCCCTACTGCACTGCAATGGCAACCTCGATGCCTTGCTCTCATGCTGCCCGCGGTTGCGCACCCTCCTCCTCAGCGGCATTTTATTTGAGACATCTGATCTAAGGGTGAATTCACCGTCGCGACAGGAGCTTGTTGTAAACTCATTCTCGACAGAGCGTGTCAACATTGTAGCCCCCATGCTTAAGAAATTGGAGATTCTCTTTACCGTGATGTTGGAGGTTAACATTTCGGTGTTGGCACCAATTATGGAGAATGTCTGGTGGTACTGCTGCTACACAGAGGAGTCTATTGTGTTTGGCCTTTGGTATCTTGagttgttgggatttcaggcggcaGATAGACAAGGACAACTCCCTTTGTTGCATATTCGTGCAAGTGTA gATTCGTCACTTTTCCCCTATGAGCCAAACTTTGCATAG